Proteins from a genomic interval of Verrucomicrobiales bacterium:
- a CDS encoding DUF1592 domain-containing protein — MTDRIVVPIAFLASAWVAVGAATDSPSLQKLDQEYGAATHPILKQFCLDCHSTEKHKGDLDLERFKSFNDILKDPKVWQGVIEQISLNEMPPKEKPQPTPAQREQLLRWIGDALDEAAKARAGDPGPVVLRRLSNAEYTYTLRDLTGVNSLDPAKEFPGDSASGEGFMNVGNSLVMSPSLVTKYLDAAKEVARHAVLLPDGLRFSPSTSQRDWSEEALAAIRAFYARFSDSGGATSVNLQGIQFDTNAGGRLPLEKYLLATLAEREALRSGKKTLAQVAAERGLVTKYLSLLWQALEGTESSLLLDVVRSQWKTGVPGDAAAITKSIGEWQQALWRFTTVGHIGKRDGPKAWQIPVSPLSTGREIRLKLNAPADQKEITLYLSTSDAGDGSQHDYAVWENPRLSVPGRPDLALRDLRAATQVLTRDREQFFSNVSRCLAAAADWDASPNKLPLEQQAAKHGVDPSLLGAWLDALGIGSAEATIDSHLKSKMESAQGYDFIKGWTGADALSVLANSSSQHVRVPGNMKPHSVVVHPSPKLRVAVGWRSPVAGKVHIEGQVQHAHPECGNGVAWSLELRRGQTRQRLAVGTAQGAKEVKVGPIDALQVQPGDLLSMIISPRDGNHSCDTTAVDFTIRDGSKTWDLGQEVSPNILAGNPHSDSHGHDAVWHFYSEPDNGKGADSVLPTGSLLARWQTAPDTLTKNQLAAEVQTLLQSGGAGVAKDSPDSQLYRQLTSLSGPLISVARKALITQNSDPSPLTAGYGLDPNLFGKHPTGGTLKPTSLSVKAPSVLEVKLPADLVAGCEFVATGTLDPVAGIDGSVQMQASLTKPSLRAGPAASSAKEQGAKSTWSEGDRPLVFDSPILVAEGGQARERIERDFSSFRDLFPIALCYTKIVPVDEVVTLTLYYREDEALRRLLLDDQQAAELDRLWDELHYVSHDALKLVDAFEQLWQFATQDADPSAFTPMREPIQKRAAEFKKRLVETEPKHLEAVVRFAESAYRRPLAEAEGQELRELYGKLRQQELPHDEAVRFTLARLLVSPAFLYRTEKPGPGTEPGPVGNDELATRLSYFLWASAPDATLREAAARKRLQSPEALVAEMRRMIKDPRVRRLATEFACAWLHVYDFDQLSEKSERHFPTFNGLRGAMYEETIRFFTDLFQRGGSVLEILDADHAFLNGELAKHYGVPADKFGSGSDWRRVDGMKAYARGGILGQATTLAKMSGASRTSPILRGNWVAEVLLGDKLPKPPKNVPQLPEDEATETLTMRQLTEKHSSDPKCIGCHRRIDPYGYSLEGFDTIGRHRDRDLGGRALDTSVKTMEGAAFEGVEGLRSYLLNQRRDGFLKQFCRKLLGYSLGRSVMLSDTPLINEMRQQLKANDYRVSAALETIVKSRQFREIRGREAAYEE; from the coding sequence ATGACTGATCGCATCGTCGTCCCCATCGCCTTCCTCGCTTCCGCTTGGGTCGCCGTCGGCGCGGCCACGGACTCACCCAGCCTCCAAAAGCTAGACCAAGAATACGGTGCCGCCACCCATCCCATTCTCAAGCAGTTCTGTCTGGACTGCCATTCCACCGAGAAGCACAAGGGCGACCTCGATCTGGAGCGATTCAAGAGCTTCAACGACATTCTCAAGGATCCCAAGGTCTGGCAGGGAGTCATCGAGCAGATCTCTTTGAACGAGATGCCTCCCAAGGAAAAACCACAGCCCACCCCCGCTCAGCGAGAGCAGCTGCTCCGCTGGATCGGCGACGCATTGGATGAGGCGGCCAAGGCTCGGGCGGGGGATCCCGGACCGGTGGTGCTGCGTCGGCTCTCCAATGCCGAATACACCTACACGCTGCGCGATTTGACAGGGGTGAACTCTCTGGACCCAGCGAAGGAGTTTCCCGGCGACTCGGCCTCCGGCGAAGGGTTCATGAACGTCGGCAACTCCCTGGTGATGTCCCCCTCTCTGGTCACCAAATACCTGGATGCCGCCAAGGAGGTGGCTCGCCATGCGGTGCTGCTGCCCGACGGACTGCGATTCTCCCCCAGCACTTCCCAACGCGATTGGTCGGAGGAAGCCTTGGCGGCCATCCGCGCCTTTTATGCGCGGTTCTCGGATTCGGGGGGGGCCACCTCGGTCAACCTGCAGGGCATTCAATTCGACACGAACGCCGGTGGACGCCTGCCCTTGGAGAAGTATTTGCTCGCCACCTTGGCCGAGCGCGAGGCCCTGCGCAGTGGAAAGAAGACCCTGGCCCAAGTGGCAGCCGAACGGGGATTGGTAACGAAGTATCTCTCGCTGCTTTGGCAAGCGTTGGAGGGCACCGAAAGTTCCCTCCTGCTGGATGTCGTCCGCAGCCAGTGGAAAACCGGCGTCCCGGGCGATGCCGCTGCAATCACCAAGTCGATTGGGGAATGGCAGCAGGCGCTCTGGCGCTTTACCACTGTCGGCCATATTGGCAAGCGAGATGGTCCCAAAGCGTGGCAGATTCCGGTATCTCCGCTCTCCACCGGAAGGGAGATCCGACTCAAGCTGAACGCGCCAGCGGACCAAAAGGAGATCACCCTGTACCTCAGCACCTCCGATGCCGGCGATGGCAGCCAACACGACTACGCCGTCTGGGAAAACCCCCGGCTCTCGGTTCCAGGTCGCCCCGATCTCGCCTTGCGCGACCTGCGCGCAGCCACTCAAGTGCTGACTCGCGATCGCGAGCAGTTCTTCTCGAATGTTTCCCGCTGCCTGGCGGCGGCGGCCGATTGGGATGCGTCACCCAACAAGCTGCCCCTCGAGCAACAGGCGGCTAAGCATGGTGTCGATCCATCCCTGCTGGGGGCCTGGCTGGATGCGCTCGGAATCGGCAGCGCCGAGGCGACGATCGACAGCCATCTCAAATCCAAGATGGAGAGCGCCCAGGGTTACGACTTCATCAAAGGCTGGACCGGGGCGGATGCCCTCAGCGTGCTCGCCAACTCGTCCAGCCAACATGTGCGCGTTCCCGGCAACATGAAGCCGCACAGTGTAGTGGTCCATCCCTCTCCGAAACTTCGCGTCGCCGTGGGGTGGCGCAGCCCGGTGGCGGGCAAAGTCCACATCGAAGGACAGGTTCAACATGCTCATCCCGAGTGTGGCAACGGCGTGGCCTGGTCGCTCGAACTGCGACGTGGCCAAACCCGCCAACGCCTGGCCGTCGGCACGGCCCAAGGAGCCAAGGAAGTTAAGGTCGGTCCCATCGATGCCCTGCAGGTTCAACCTGGCGATCTGCTGTCCATGATCATCTCGCCGCGTGATGGCAATCATTCCTGCGACACGACGGCGGTTGACTTCACGATACGGGATGGGTCCAAAACCTGGGATCTGGGCCAGGAGGTGTCACCGAACATCCTCGCCGGAAATCCGCACTCGGACAGTCATGGTCATGATGCGGTCTGGCACTTCTACAGCGAGCCTGACAACGGCAAAGGGGCTGACTCCGTGCTGCCAACCGGCTCGCTGCTCGCCCGATGGCAGACGGCCCCCGACACCCTCACCAAAAACCAACTGGCTGCCGAAGTGCAAACTCTTCTGCAGAGCGGCGGAGCCGGCGTTGCGAAGGATTCGCCCGACAGCCAACTTTACCGCCAGCTGACCTCGCTCAGTGGCCCGCTGATCTCAGTGGCCCGCAAAGCCCTCATCACCCAGAATTCTGATCCCAGCCCGCTCACCGCGGGCTACGGACTTGATCCGAACCTGTTCGGAAAACATCCCACGGGTGGAACCCTCAAGCCGACCAGCCTCAGCGTAAAAGCTCCTTCGGTGCTGGAAGTTAAGCTGCCCGCCGATCTGGTGGCTGGATGCGAGTTCGTAGCGACCGGCACACTGGACCCGGTGGCGGGAATCGATGGCAGCGTCCAGATGCAAGCCTCTCTCACCAAACCCAGCCTGCGCGCCGGCCCGGCGGCCAGCTCCGCGAAGGAGCAAGGCGCCAAGAGCACCTGGTCGGAAGGCGATCGTCCGCTGGTCTTCGACTCCCCCATCTTGGTCGCCGAAGGCGGCCAGGCCAGAGAAAGGATCGAACGAGACTTCAGTTCGTTCCGCGACCTCTTCCCCATTGCGCTGTGCTACACCAAAATCGTGCCGGTGGATGAGGTGGTCACCCTGACCCTCTATTATCGGGAGGATGAAGCCTTGCGCCGTCTTCTGCTCGACGACCAGCAAGCGGCGGAACTGGATCGCCTGTGGGACGAGCTGCACTATGTCAGTCATGATGCCCTCAAGCTGGTCGATGCCTTCGAGCAGCTCTGGCAATTCGCCACCCAGGACGCTGATCCGAGCGCCTTCACACCCATGCGTGAGCCCATCCAGAAGCGGGCGGCCGAATTTAAAAAGCGGCTCGTCGAAACCGAGCCAAAACATCTCGAGGCGGTCGTCCGCTTCGCCGAATCAGCCTATCGCCGACCCCTGGCCGAAGCGGAGGGTCAAGAGCTGCGGGAGCTGTATGGAAAGCTCCGTCAGCAAGAGCTGCCCCACGATGAGGCCGTGCGCTTCACGCTGGCCCGCCTGCTCGTATCACCCGCCTTTCTCTATCGCACCGAGAAGCCAGGGCCCGGAACCGAGCCGGGTCCCGTCGGGAATGACGAGCTGGCGACGCGGTTGAGCTACTTTTTGTGGGCCTCGGCCCCGGATGCGACCCTACGCGAGGCGGCCGCCCGGAAGCGGCTGCAATCCCCCGAAGCGCTCGTCGCCGAAATGCGGCGCATGATAAAGGATCCGCGGGTGCGTCGGCTGGCCACCGAGTTCGCTTGCGCGTGGCTGCACGTGTATGACTTCGACCAATTGAGCGAGAAGAGCGAGCGGCACTTCCCCACCTTCAACGGGCTGCGGGGAGCCATGTACGAGGAGACGATTCGTTTCTTCACGGACCTGTTTCAGCGGGGAGGATCGGTCCTGGAAATCCTGGATGCTGATCACGCCTTTCTCAATGGTGAACTCGCGAAACATTACGGGGTTCCGGCCGACAAGTTTGGATCGGGCAGCGACTGGCGCCGGGTCGACGGCATGAAGGCGTACGCCCGGGGAGGTATTCTCGGACAAGCCACCACGCTGGCCAAGATGTCGGGCGCCTCCCGTACGAGCCCGATTCTGCGCGGGAACTGGGTTGCCGAGGTGCTGCTGGGCGACAAGCTACCCAAACCTCCCAAGAATGTGCCACAGCTACCCGAGGACGAAGCTACGGAGACACTGACCATGCGCCAGCTGACAGAAAAGCATAGCAGCGATCCGAAGTGCATCGGCTGTCACCGTCGCATCGATCCCTACGGCTACTCGTTGGAAGGCTTTGACACCATCGGCCGCCATCGCGACCGTGATCTCGGCGGCCGGGCGCTGGATACTTCCGTCAAAACCATGGAGGGTGCCGCCTTTGAAGGCGTGGAGGGACTCCGGTCCTACCTGCTGAACCAGCGTCGGGACGGGTTCCTTAAACAGTTTTGCCGCAAGCTCCTGGGCTATTCTCTCGGGCGCAGCGTGATGCTGTCGGACACCCC